From the Trifolium pratense cultivar HEN17-A07 linkage group LG4, ARS_RC_1.1, whole genome shotgun sequence genome, the window aattgaaaacccaaaaaatcatataagaaaccctaatatcaacttaaattcacagatcttaaataaataaatatatatctgatgcaattaacaaattgaacggcaaaatgaaaaaagatgagaaaccctaatttaaacgacggcaattaacgcataaaaagctgagcgtagaggaaaaagaagaatatgtctgaatctgtgatccgagacaagaaaacgaagagtagtaatacctgttatcgatgtggaagaagaattatcgcgactcaaagaaatagagaagccacaatgttgttgatactttatttatgatgatgatgatatttgatttgattttttatcatatacttatggcttaattagttaaatggtcccttagagtgtgtttggatgaggattttatcatatacttaggttattttgtcgattttagcatccaaacgcactgtaagggaccatttaatgatgcttaatcactttaattcgattcgcaccgtgttattcaattagtttatcgcttgcatagattacattgaataggaattgacataaactttgagcgcttagcaaaaagtgttgattgaattcagtaaggatattattctgtcattagtagcgcttgtttactattgcctatgaaTAGTTGAATgcatttgacgcttgtttgaatggaattcgtataaaattggtaacgcttgtttaattcggttttataaatcaaccagaacataagcatataacgaatttattctttgtgaaccatatgatagaatcaagaacgagttacctaagccaatgaattgatcgttttaaatcaattaaatttcacatttttcttacgttctgttaacaaaccaaacccccccataatttacagtttttgaattgtttctaatatagataagccgattgtgagtcttcggagacgaccaaggttaactgccttgtattactttttatttaaattattatttgaccatgaaacgaccgtgatcacatactattcaactttaattaataattataatcatatatataatctcctacaacaacaataacaccaataaaaataatttctccataatcaaaaacaaaaagctatgcacaacaaaaaccaattaacaattaatacacttcaaaaattttggtaaagcaatgacagaaccagcaaattcatcaattggaatcatatgtcatactcatacacaaaTATCTAAAATCCAAAAACTCACTTGTCCAAATTAGAATCATTTTCGTCAGCTGCAGCCTCCAAGCTATTGCGAGCCTCCTCGAGTTTCTCAGCGATCTCAGCATCAGTATAACCCTGATCAATTAACTTGTCTTCAAGAATAACAAGTTTGAGCTGAATCTGACGCTTACGATCATGCTCAAGAATCTCTTTGTTAGCCTTTCTGGAAACACCAGCAGTACCCTGATCTCCTTCAAAGCCCTTCATATTCTCAGCAACCTTGGAAGTTCTCGGCTTGACGAAGAACTTGTTGCTCTGAATGTAGCCATTGGTACCAGACCCTCTTGGAGTTTGTAACCCTATTCCGTTATACATATTGTGACAAAGCAACAACTGcaattgaaaacccaaaaaatcatataagaaaccctaatatcaacttaaattcacagatcttaaataaataaatatatatctgatgcaattaacaaattgaacggcaaaatgaaaaaagatgagaaaccctaatttaaacGACGGCAATTAACGCATAAAAAGCTGAgcatagaagaaaaagaagaatatgtctgaatctgtgatccgagacaagaaaacgaagagtagtaatacctgttatcgatgtggaagaagaattatcgcgactcaaagaaatagagaagccacaatgttgttgatactttatttatgatgatgatgatatttgatttgatattttatcatatacttatggcttaattagttaaatggtcccttagagtgtgtttggatgaggattttatcatatacttaggttattttgtcgattttagcatccaaacgcactgtaagggaccatttaatgatgcttaatcactttaattcgattcgcaccgtgttattcaattagtttatcgcttgcatagattacattgaataggaattgacataaactttgagcgcttagcaaaaagtgttgattgaattcagtaaggatattattctgtcattagtagcgcttgtttactattgcaTATGAAtagttgaacgcatttgacgcttgtttgaatggaattcgtataaaattggtaacgcttgtttaattcggttttataaatcaaccagaacataagcatataacgaatttattctttgtgaaccatatgatagaatcaagaacgagttacctaagccaatgaattgatcgttttaaatcaattaaatttcacatttttcttacgttctgttaacaaaccaaacccccccataatttacagtttttgaattgtttctaatatagataagccgattgtgagtcttcggagacgaccaaggttaactgccttgtattactttttatttaaattattatttgaccatgaaacgaccgtgatcacatactattcaactttaattaataattataatcatatatataatctcctacaacaacaataacaccaataaaaataatttctccataatcaaaaacaaaaagctatgcacaacaaaaaccaattaacaattaatacacttcaaaaattttggtaaagcaatgacagaaccagcaaattcatcaattggaatcatatgtcatactcatacacaaaTATCTAAAATCCAAAAACTCACTTGTCCAAATTAGAATCATTTTCGTCAGCTGCAGCCTCCAAGCTATTGCGAGCCTCCTCGAGTTTCTCAGCGATCTCAGCATCAGTATAACCCTGATCAATTAACTTGTCTTCAAGAATAACAAGTTTGAGCTGAATCTGACGCTTACGATCATGCTCAAGAATCTCTTTGTTAGCCTTTCTGGAAACACCAGCAGTAGCCTGATCTCCTTCAAAGCCCTTCATATTCTCAGCAACCTTGGAAGTTCTCGGCTTGACGAAGAACTTGTTGCTCTGAATGTAGCCATTGGTACCAGACCCTCTTGGAGTTTGTAACCCTATTCCGTTATACATATAGTGACAAAGCAACAACTGcaattgaaaacccaaaaaatcatataagaaaccctaatatcaacttaaattcacagatcttaaataaataaatatatatctgatgcaattaacaaattgaacggcaaaatgaaaaaagatgagaaaccctaatttaaacgacggcaattaacggataaaaagctgagcgtagaagaaaaagaagaatatgtctgaatctgtgatccgagacaagaaaacgaagagtagtaatacctgttatcgatgtggaagaagaattatcgcgactcaaagaaatagagaagccacaatgttgttgatactttatttatgatgatgatgatatttgatttcatattttatcatatacttatggcttaattagttaaatggtcccttagagtgtgtttggatgaggattttatcatatacttaggttattttgtcgattttagcatccaaacgcactgtaagggaccatttaatgatggttaatcactttaattcgattcgcaccgtgttattcaattagtttatcgcttgcatagattacattgaataggaattgacataaactttgagcgcttagcaaaaagtgttgattgaattcagtaaggatattattctgtcattagtagcgcttgtttactattgcctatgattagttgaacgcatttgacgcttgtttgaatggaattcgtataaaattggtaacgcttgtttaattcggttttataaatcaaccagaacataagcatataacgaatttattctttgtgaaccatatgatagaatcaagaacgagttacctaagccaatgaattgatcgttttaaatcaattaaatttcacatttttcttacgttctgttaacaaaccaaacccccccataatttacagtttttgaattgtttctaatatagataagccgattgtgagtcttcggagacgaccaaggttaactgccttgtattactttttatttaaattattatttgaccatgaaacgaccgtgatcacatactattcaactttaattaataattataatcatatatataatctcctacaacaacaataacaccaataaaaataatttctccataatcaaaaacaaaaagctatgcacaacaaaaaccaactaacaattaatacacttcaaaaattttggtaaagcaatgacagaaccaacaaattcatcaattggaatcatatgtcatactcatacacaaaTATCTAAAATCCAAAAACTCACTTGTCCAAATTAGAATCATTTTCGTCAGCTGCAGCCTCTAAGCTATTGCGAGCCTCCTCGAGTTTCTCAGCGATCTCAGCATCAGTATAACCCTGATCAATTAACTTGTCTTCAAGAATAACAAGTTTGAGCTGAATCTGACGCTTACGATCATGCTCAAGAATCTCTTTGTTAGCCTTTCTGGAAATACCAGCAGTACCCTGATCTCCTTCAAATCCCTTCATATTCTCAGCAACCTTGGAAGTTCTCGGCTTGACGAAGAACTTGTTGCTCTGAATGTAGCCATTGGTACCAGACCCTCTTGGAGTTTGTAACCCTATTCCGTTATACATATTGTGACAAAGCAACAACTGcaattgaaaacccaaaaaatcatataagaaaccctaatatcaacttaaattcacagatcttaaataaataaatatatatctgatgcaattaacaaattgaacggcaaaatgaaaaaagatgagaaaccctaatttaaacgacggcaattaacgcataaaaagctgagcgtagaggaaaaagaagaatatgtctgaatctgtgatccgagacaagaaaacgaagagtagtaatacctgttatcgatgtggaagaagaattatcgcgactcaaagaaatagagaagccacaatgttgttgatactttatttatgatgatgatgatatttgatttgattttttatcatatacttatggcttaattagttaaatggtcccttagagtgtgtttggatgaggattttatcatatacttaggttattttgtcgattttagcatccaaacgcactgtaagggaccatttaatgatgcttaatcactttaattcgattcgcaccgtgttattcaattagtttatcgcttgcatagattacattgaataggaattgacataaactttgagcgcttagcaaaaagtgttgattgaattcagtaaggatattattctgtcattagtagcgcttgtttactattgcctatgaaTAGTTGAATgcatttgacgcttgtttgaatggaattcgtataaaattggtaacgcttgtttaattcggttttataaatcaaccagaacataagcatataacgaatttattctttgtgaaccatatgatagaatcaagaacgagttacctaagccaatgaattgatcgttttaaatcaattaaatttcacatttttcttacgttctgttaacaaaccaaacccccccataatttacagtttttgaattgtttctaatatagataagccgattgtgagtcttcggagacgaccaaggttaactgccttgtataactttttatttaaattattatttgaccatgaaacgaccgtgatcacatactattcaactttaattaataattataatcatatatataatctcctacaacaacaataacaccaataaaaataatttctccataatcaaaaacaaaaagctatgcacaacaaaaaccaattaacaattaatacacttcaaaaattttggtaaagcaatgacagaaccagcaaattcatcaattggaatcatatgtcatactcatacacaaaTATCTAAAATCCAAAAACTCACTTGTCCAAATTAGAATCATTTTCGTCAGCTGCAGCCTCCAAGCTATTGCGAGCCTCCTCGAGTTTCTCAGCGATCTCAGCATCAGTATAACCCTGATCAATTAACTTGTCTTCAAGAATAACAAGTTTGAGCTGAATCTGACGCTTACGATCATGCTCAAGAATCTCTTTGTTAGCCTTTCTGGAAACACCAGCAGTACCCTGATCTCCTTCAAAGCCCTTCATATTCTCAGCAACCTTGGAAGTTCTCGGCTTGACGAAGAACTTGTTGCTCTGAATGTAGCCATTGGTACCAGACCCTCTTGGAGTTTGTAACCCTATTCCGTTATACATATTGTGACAAAGCAACAACTGcaattgaaaacccaaaaaatcatataagaaaccctaatatcaacttaaattcacagatcttaaataaataaatatatatctgatgcaattaacaaattgaacggcaaaatgaaaaaagatgagaaaccctaatttaaacgacggcaattaacgcataaaaagctgagcgtagaagaaaaagaagaatatgtctgaatctgtgatccgagacaagaaaacgaagagtagtaatacctgttatcgatgtggaagaagaattatcgcgactcaaagaaatagagaagccacaatgttgttgatactttatttatgatgatgatgatatttgatttgatattttatcatatacttatggcttaattagttaaatggtcccttagagtgtgtttggatgaggattttatcatatacttaggttattttgtcgattttagcatccaaacgcactgtaagggaccatttaatgatgcttaatcactttaattcgattcgcaccgtgttattcaattagtttatcgcttgcatagattacattgaataggaattgacataaactttgagcgcttagcaaaaagtgttgattgaattcagtaaggatattattctgtcattagtagcgcttgtttactattgcaTATGAAtagttgaacgcatttgacgcttgtttgaatggaattcgtataaaattggtaacgcttgtttaattcggttttataaatcaaccagaacataagcatataacgaatttattctttgtgaaccatatgatagaatcaagaacgagttacctaagccaatgaattgatcgttttaaatcaattaaatttcacatttttcttacgttctgttaacaaaccaaacccccccataatttacagtttttgaattgtttctaatatagataagccgattgtgagtcttcggagacgaccaaggttaactgccttgtattactttttatttaaattattatttgaccatgaaacgaccgtgatcacatactattcaactttaattaataattataatcatatatataatctcctacaacaacaataacaccaataaaaataatttctccataatcaaaaacaaaaagctatgcacaacaaaaaccaattaacaattaatacacttcaaaaattttggtaaagcaatgacagaaccagcaaattcatcaattggaatcatatgtcatactcatacacaaaTATCTAAAATCCAAAAACTCACTTGTCCAAATTAGAATCATTTTCGTCAGCTGCAGCCTCCAAGCTATTGCGAGCCTCCTCGAGTTTCTCAGCGATCTCAGCATCAGTATAACCCTGATCAATTAACTTGTCTTCAAGAATAACAAGTTTGAGCTGAATCTGACGCTTACGATCATGCTCAAGAATCTCT encodes:
- the LOC123924716 gene encoding pre-mRNA-splicing factor cwc-21-like, with protein sequence MYNGIGLQTPRGSGTNGYIQSNKFFVKPRTSKVAENMKGFEGDQGTAGISRKANKEILEHDRKRQIQLKLVILEDKLIDQGYTDAEIAEKLEEARNSLEAAADENDSNLDK
- the LOC123923711 gene encoding pre-mRNA-splicing factor cwc-21-like, translating into MYNGIGLQTPRGSGTNGYIQSNKFFVKPRTSKVAENMKGFEGDQGTAGVSRKANKEILEHDRKRQIQLKLVILEDKLIDQGYTDAEIAEKLEEARNSLEAAADENDSNLDK
- the LOC123923273 gene encoding pre-mRNA-splicing factor cwc-21-like, with product MYNGIGLQTPRGSGTNGYIQSNKFFVKPRTSKVAENMKGFEGDQATAGVSRKANKEILEHDRKRQIQLKLVILEDKLIDQGYTDAEIAEKLEEARNSLEAAADENDSNLDK